A genomic region of Capnocytophaga canimorsus contains the following coding sequences:
- a CDS encoding electron transfer flavoprotein subunit beta/FixA family protein produces the protein MKILVCISNVPDTTSKINFTQNNQQLDASGVQFVINPNDEFGLTKALMLKEKHGAQVTVIHVGGAETEPTLRKALAIGADDAIRINTPPVDGFFVASQIAKVASENQYDLIITGKESLDYNGGMVGGMIAALLDYPFIDKCISLEIKDNSADLEQEIEGGKALLSAKLPLVIAGQKGLVHEKDLRIPNMRSIMTARTKPLSVLEGQPLENQTQIISFEKPSAKKPVTMIPADDLDQLVDLLHNEAKVI, from the coding sequence ATGAAAATATTAGTTTGTATCAGTAATGTTCCAGACACCACTTCAAAAATTAATTTTACTCAAAATAATCAACAACTCGATGCCTCTGGTGTACAATTCGTCATCAATCCTAATGATGAATTTGGACTCACCAAAGCCCTTATGCTTAAAGAAAAACACGGTGCACAAGTAACGGTAATTCACGTGGGTGGAGCTGAAACAGAACCCACCCTAAGAAAAGCCCTTGCTATAGGAGCCGACGATGCTATCCGAATAAATACTCCCCCCGTCGATGGTTTCTTTGTGGCTTCACAAATCGCAAAAGTGGCATCAGAGAACCAATATGATCTCATCATTACAGGAAAAGAATCCTTGGATTATAACGGAGGTATGGTAGGAGGAATGATTGCCGCCTTACTGGATTATCCGTTTATTGATAAATGTATTTCACTGGAAATAAAGGATAATTCTGCCGATTTGGAACAAGAAATTGAAGGCGGAAAAGCCCTTCTTTCGGCAAAACTGCCTTTGGTTATTGCTGGACAAAAAGGATTAGTACACGAAAAAGACCTACGCATACCCAATATGCGCAGTATAATGACAGCTCGAACCAAACCCTTAAGCGTTTTAGAAGGGCAACCTCTCGAAAATCAAACACAAATCATTTCCTTTGAAAAACCTTCGGCAAAAAAACCTGTAACAATGATTCCTGCCGATGATTTAGACCAATTGGTAGATTTATTACATAACGAAGCCAAAGTTATCTAA
- a CDS encoding pyruvate dehydrogenase complex E1 component subunit beta, with amino-acid sequence MRTIQFREAICEAMSEEMRRDESIYLMGEEVAEYNGAYKASKGMLDEFGAKRVIDTPISELGFAGISVGAAMNGNRPIVEFMTFNFSLVGIDQIINNAAKMRQMSGGQFNIPIVFRGPTASAGQLAATHSQAFESWYANCPGLKVVVPSNPYDAKGLLKSAIRDNDPVIFMESEQMYGDKGEVPEGEYTLPLGVADIKREGKDVTIVSFGKIIKEAYAAADQLAKEGIECEIIDLRTVRPMDHEAIFKSVRKTNRLVILEEAWPFGSVASEITYQVQENVFDYLDAPIQRITTADTPAPYSPELLKEWLPNANDVIKAVKKVMYK; translated from the coding sequence ATGAGAACGATACAATTTAGAGAAGCCATTTGCGAGGCGATGAGTGAAGAAATGCGTCGTGATGAGTCTATTTACTTAATGGGTGAGGAGGTAGCCGAATACAACGGGGCTTATAAAGCCTCAAAAGGAATGTTAGATGAATTTGGTGCTAAACGTGTGATTGACACGCCCATTTCCGAGTTGGGATTTGCAGGTATTTCGGTAGGAGCTGCTATGAACGGAAACCGACCTATTGTTGAATTTATGACTTTCAATTTTTCATTGGTAGGGATTGACCAAATTATCAACAATGCCGCTAAAATGCGTCAAATGTCAGGTGGGCAGTTTAATATTCCTATCGTTTTTAGAGGTCCTACAGCTTCGGCAGGACAATTAGCAGCAACACACTCTCAGGCTTTTGAGAGTTGGTACGCTAATTGCCCAGGTTTGAAAGTAGTTGTACCTTCTAACCCTTACGATGCCAAAGGTTTGCTAAAATCAGCCATTCGAGATAATGACCCTGTCATCTTTATGGAGTCTGAGCAGATGTACGGAGATAAAGGGGAAGTACCTGAAGGAGAATATACTTTGCCTTTAGGAGTAGCTGACATTAAGCGTGAAGGGAAAGATGTTACAATCGTTTCTTTTGGTAAAATTATAAAAGAAGCTTATGCCGCTGCCGATCAGTTGGCTAAAGAAGGCATTGAATGTGAAATTATAGACCTTAGAACGGTACGTCCAATGGATCACGAGGCTATTTTCAAGTCAGTGAGAAAAACCAATCGTTTGGTTATTTTGGAAGAGGCTTGGCCTTTTGGAAGTGTAGCCTCTGAGATTACATATCAAGTACAAGAGAATGTTTTTGATTACTTAGATGCGCCTATTCAACGAATTACTACTGCTGATACACCAGCTCCGTATTCTCCTGAACTGCTCAAAGAATGGTTACCTAATGCCAATGACGTGATAAAGGCTGTTAAAAAGGTAATGTATAAGTAA